A stretch of the Haloarcula ordinaria genome encodes the following:
- a CDS encoding FAD-binding protein, protein MAAEPESVIVVGGGVAGLSAALFTARAGLSTRIVSSGESIVQRNAHLENYPGFPAGVNPRLLIELMRAQARRAGVWFIDGTAESVTSTESGFEVQADDEAFESAYIVAASWSDPSYLAGLDVELVDRGSKQFIDVDAQGRTAVDGLYAAGRLAEQHHQTIVSAGHGAQVGLTLVEDSDVDFYHDWTAPEGYFTDRGREVPPGCEEIDEEERKRREQESMEVMQRYFDAPVPGEPTMHPSLVDDED, encoded by the coding sequence ATGGCAGCCGAACCAGAGTCAGTCATCGTGGTCGGTGGTGGCGTGGCCGGTCTCTCGGCAGCGCTGTTCACCGCCCGCGCCGGCCTCTCGACGCGAATCGTCTCCAGTGGCGAGTCCATCGTCCAGCGCAACGCCCACCTGGAGAACTACCCGGGGTTCCCGGCGGGTGTCAACCCGCGGTTGCTCATCGAACTGATGCGCGCCCAGGCCCGCCGTGCGGGCGTCTGGTTCATCGACGGGACGGCCGAATCGGTCACGTCGACCGAGTCGGGGTTCGAGGTCCAGGCCGACGACGAGGCGTTCGAATCGGCGTACATCGTCGCCGCCTCCTGGTCTGACCCCTCCTATCTCGCGGGGCTGGACGTCGAGCTGGTCGACCGCGGGTCCAAGCAGTTCATCGACGTCGACGCCCAGGGGCGGACGGCCGTCGACGGCCTCTACGCCGCCGGCCGCCTGGCCGAACAGCACCACCAGACCATCGTGTCGGCCGGCCACGGGGCTCAGGTCGGGTTGACGCTCGTCGAGGATTCTGACGTGGACTTCTACCACGACTGGACCGCCCCGGAGGGGTACTTCACCGACCGCGGCCGCGAGGTTCCGCCGGGCTGTGAGGAGATCGACGAGGAGGAGCGAAAGCGCCGCGAGCAGGAGTCGATGGAAGTGATGCAGCGGTACTTCGACGCGCCGGTGCCCGGCGAACCGACGATGCACCCGAGCCTCGTCGACGACGAGGACTAG
- the pan1 gene encoding proteasome-activating nucleotidase Pan1 translates to MTDTVDEVDLPYDDDASQQKKIEALQERLEVLESQNEDMRDKLLDANAENNKYQQKLERLTHENKKLKQSPLFVATVQEVGDDGVIIKQHGNNQEAVTEVTDEMREELEPDDRVAVNNSLSIVKQLDSETDVRARVMQVDQSPDVTFADIGGIEEQMAEVRETVEMPLTSPEMFEDVGIDPPSGVLLHGPPGTGKTLLAKAVANETDATFIKMAGSELVHKFIGEGSKLVRDLFELARQEEPAVVFIDEIDAIAAKRTDSKTSGDAEVQRTMMQLLSEMDGFDDRGEIRLIAATNRFDMLDRAILRPGRFDRLIEVPKPDVEGRKQIFQIHTRKMNVSDDVDFDELAEEIVDASGADVKAICTEAGMFAIRDDRTEVAMADFRDAWEKIQQEEAEDDDVSRTFA, encoded by the coding sequence ATGACTGACACCGTCGATGAGGTGGACTTACCATACGACGACGACGCCTCTCAACAGAAGAAGATAGAGGCGCTGCAGGAGCGACTCGAGGTCTTAGAGTCGCAAAACGAGGACATGCGGGACAAACTACTTGACGCGAACGCCGAGAACAACAAGTATCAGCAGAAACTCGAACGGCTGACTCACGAGAATAAAAAGCTCAAACAATCGCCGCTGTTCGTGGCGACGGTCCAGGAGGTCGGCGACGACGGTGTCATTATCAAGCAGCACGGGAACAACCAGGAGGCGGTCACCGAGGTCACCGACGAGATGCGCGAGGAGCTCGAACCCGACGACCGGGTGGCGGTCAACAACTCGCTTTCTATCGTCAAACAGCTCGACAGCGAGACCGACGTCCGCGCTCGCGTGATGCAGGTCGACCAGTCGCCCGACGTCACCTTCGCCGACATCGGCGGCATCGAAGAGCAGATGGCCGAGGTCCGCGAGACCGTCGAGATGCCGCTGACGAGCCCCGAGATGTTCGAGGACGTCGGCATCGACCCACCGAGCGGCGTCCTGCTCCACGGGCCGCCCGGGACCGGCAAGACGCTGCTGGCGAAGGCCGTCGCCAACGAGACCGACGCAACCTTCATCAAGATGGCCGGCTCCGAACTCGTCCACAAGTTCATCGGCGAGGGGTCGAAGCTCGTCCGCGACCTCTTCGAGCTGGCTCGCCAGGAGGAACCGGCGGTCGTCTTCATCGACGAAATCGACGCAATCGCTGCCAAGCGGACCGATTCGAAGACCTCCGGCGACGCCGAGGTCCAGCGGACGATGATGCAGCTGCTCTCGGAGATGGACGGCTTCGACGACCGCGGCGAGATACGGCTCATCGCGGCGACGAACCGCTTCGACATGCTCGACCGCGCCATCCTTCGCCCGGGCCGATTCGACCGCCTCATCGAGGTCCCCAAGCCGGACGTCGAGGGTCGCAAGCAGATCTTCCAGATCCACACCCGCAAGATGAACGTCTCGGACGACGTCGACTTCGACGAACTCGCCGAGGAGATCGTGGACGCGTCCGGGGCCGACGTGAAGGCAATCTGCACCGAAGCCGGGATGTTCGCCATCCGCGACGACCGGACCGAGGTCGCGATGGCCGACTTCCGGGACGCCTGGGAGAAGATTCAGCAGGAAGAAGCGGAAGACGACGACGTCTCCCGGACGTTCGCCTGA
- a CDS encoding DUF420 domain-containing protein gives MAVAEKLQSRVRASPRLVTAAISLVGYVLVFATFGGVLPFPSISDQTVILLSDAIAVVNATALTAIVAGVYFIKTNQIRKHRAAMLTAFVLILAFLVMYLLKVGGGFEKEILAEGAVWWAYIVMLGIHVLLSAISVPVVVHAVVLGLTHSVPELKQSAHARVGRIAVAAWGLSLFLGLVTYVMLNHVYGWVPRGSEAALLLAIVGPSIRR, from the coding sequence ATGGCCGTCGCAGAGAAACTCCAGTCGCGAGTGCGCGCATCCCCACGGCTCGTCACCGCAGCCATCTCGCTCGTCGGATACGTGCTGGTGTTCGCCACGTTCGGCGGTGTGCTCCCGTTCCCGAGTATCAGTGACCAGACCGTCATCCTCCTGAGTGACGCCATCGCCGTCGTCAACGCGACCGCGCTGACCGCGATTGTCGCCGGTGTCTACTTCATCAAGACGAACCAGATACGGAAGCACCGGGCGGCGATGCTGACGGCGTTCGTCCTCATCCTCGCCTTCCTGGTGATGTACCTGCTGAAGGTCGGCGGTGGCTTCGAGAAGGAGATTCTCGCCGAGGGGGCCGTCTGGTGGGCCTACATCGTGATGCTGGGCATCCACGTCCTCCTGTCGGCGATTTCGGTCCCCGTCGTCGTCCACGCTGTCGTCCTTGGACTCACACACTCGGTCCCGGAACTCAAGCAGTCCGCTCACGCTCGCGTCGGGCGAATCGCCGTCGCCGCCTGGGGCCTGAGCCTCTTTCTCGGGTTAGTGACCTACGTGATGCTGAACCACGTCTACGGCTGGGTGCCGCGGGGGAGCGAGGCGGCCCTCCTACTGGCTATCGTCGGGCCGTCGATTCGGCGGTGA
- a CDS encoding ABC transporter permease: MSRLGRLRSESRAATLAFLRRRTAVFFTFFFPVIIVVIFGVLVQTRPGGGGLFTEPPAYYVPGYLAVVVLFTPLSRVGSEVARHRDGNRFEKLATTPLTRPEWLLAQTLVNVVIIGLAGLLILGLMVVLTGATIRPSPLLVPFVVLGVALFCGVGAMLGSLASSQDGVISASNGIALPLLFLSETFVPPTLLPSWLPTWLSPLTYFSRGVRAVTTGSGDAVVPLAILAACAVVAVAVGARLLPITD, from the coding sequence GTGAGCCGACTCGGCCGCCTCCGGTCGGAGAGTCGCGCCGCGACGCTGGCCTTCCTCCGTCGCCGGACGGCAGTGTTCTTCACGTTCTTCTTCCCGGTCATCATCGTCGTCATCTTCGGCGTCCTCGTCCAGACGCGCCCCGGCGGCGGCGGCCTGTTCACGGAACCGCCGGCTTACTACGTGCCCGGCTACCTGGCGGTCGTCGTCCTCTTTACACCGCTCTCGCGGGTCGGGAGCGAGGTGGCGCGCCATCGCGACGGGAACAGGTTCGAGAAGCTGGCGACGACGCCGCTGACCCGCCCCGAGTGGCTGCTCGCCCAGACGCTGGTCAACGTCGTCATCATCGGCCTCGCCGGCCTGCTCATCCTCGGCCTGATGGTCGTCCTGACCGGCGCGACCATCCGGCCATCGCCGCTGCTGGTCCCGTTCGTCGTCCTCGGCGTCGCGCTGTTCTGTGGCGTCGGCGCGATGCTCGGGAGCCTCGCGAGTTCACAGGACGGCGTCATCTCGGCGAGCAACGGCATCGCGCTGCCGCTCCTGTTCCTCTCGGAGACGTTCGTCCCGCCGACGCTGCTGCCGTCGTGGCTCCCGACGTGGCTCTCGCCGCTCACCTACTTCTCGCGTGGCGTTCGGGCCGTGACGACCGGGAGTGGTGACGCGGTAGTGCCACTGGCAATCCTCGCGGCCTGTGCGGTGGTCGCCGTCGCTGTCGGTGCGCGACTCCTGCCAATAACTGACTGA
- a CDS encoding ABC transporter ATP-binding protein → MDEVLVASDVRRAYGETVALDGVSLTAQTGEVLALVGPNGAGKTTLVRALTGTTDAEGSVELFGVAPTDVDRDRIGLLPQSFTPAERLTAQELVTYYAGLYDETLAVDDVLADVGLTDSAETAYENLSGGQQRRVCVATALINDPDLLVLDEPTTGIDPAGRRALWDLLEGLADRGVTIIVTTHYMEEAHRLADRVGLLADGQLVALDDPDTLVAEHGGTSQLVVDGTFDETTPAQIDYPAEIRLRNGRLVVFGVRPESIGQVVGALGEAGVPYDSLTWKQPDLEDVYLELTGTAVGRRGEPRQDEVPAGGVS, encoded by the coding sequence ATGGACGAGGTACTGGTCGCGAGTGACGTCCGCCGGGCCTACGGCGAGACGGTCGCGCTCGACGGCGTCTCGCTGACGGCACAGACGGGCGAGGTGCTCGCGCTCGTCGGGCCCAACGGGGCCGGGAAGACGACGCTGGTGCGGGCGCTGACGGGGACGACGGACGCCGAGGGAAGCGTCGAGCTGTTCGGCGTGGCCCCGACGGACGTCGACCGCGACCGAATCGGCCTGCTCCCGCAGTCGTTCACGCCCGCCGAGCGCCTCACGGCGCAGGAACTGGTCACGTACTACGCCGGGCTCTACGACGAGACGCTGGCCGTCGACGACGTGCTCGCCGACGTCGGTCTGACCGACAGCGCCGAGACGGCCTACGAGAACCTCTCGGGCGGCCAGCAGCGACGCGTCTGTGTGGCCACCGCGCTCATCAACGACCCCGACCTGCTCGTGCTGGACGAACCGACCACCGGTATCGACCCGGCCGGCCGCCGGGCGCTCTGGGACCTCCTCGAAGGACTTGCCGACCGGGGCGTGACCATCATCGTGACGACCCACTACATGGAGGAGGCCCACCGACTGGCAGACAGAGTCGGCCTGCTCGCCGACGGGCAGCTCGTCGCGCTCGACGACCCCGACACGCTCGTCGCGGAGCACGGCGGCACGAGCCAGCTGGTGGTCGACGGGACGTTCGACGAGACGACGCCCGCACAGATCGATTACCCCGCCGAGATTCGGCTCCGGAACGGCCGACTGGTCGTCTTCGGCGTCCGTCCGGAGTCCATCGGCCAGGTCGTCGGGGCGCTCGGGGAGGCGGGCGTCCCGTACGACAGCCTCACCTGGAAACAGCCCGACCTCGAGGACGTCTACCTGGAGCTGACGGGGACGGCGGTCGGTCGGCGGGGCGAGCCGCGACAGGACGAGGTGCCGGCGGGTGGTGTCTCGTGA
- a CDS encoding Rdx family protein: MSDVTIEYCVPCGFRERAIALQRAILNGLERDIDSVALVTGDHGVFRVDVDGETVYAKGEDDYDVDAIVREVRARL, translated from the coding sequence ATGAGCGACGTCACCATCGAGTACTGCGTGCCGTGTGGGTTCAGAGAGCGGGCGATAGCCCTCCAGCGGGCCATCCTCAACGGTCTGGAACGAGACATCGACAGCGTCGCGCTCGTCACGGGTGACCACGGCGTGTTCCGCGTCGACGTCGACGGGGAGACCGTCTACGCGAAAGGGGAGGACGACTACGACGTCGACGCCATCGTCCGTGAAGTTCGGGCCCGCCTGTAG
- a CDS encoding DUF7546 family protein — translation MSTTNSLDPRRFVPDGQSLFVVAAVLNAELLAVFLYLTLVPEPATDWFILAFPFIWLNVAALVFWRVRPAAVSRRRRLVGLAFAVGYALLLAWLGGVAGFGGQGTGLRVVLAAPPGFTPTVIYSGSPLAVVLTPWKVGGYLTLTYLVYVTVLDASGGLAGGVLGLFSCVSCVLPIIASVLGGVVGVSATLSAVASNQSYGASTAVFLVSVGLLYAVNRFDLTVVGRLRR, via the coding sequence ATGAGCACCACCAACAGCCTCGACCCGCGCAGGTTCGTCCCCGACGGCCAGTCGCTGTTCGTCGTCGCGGCCGTGTTGAACGCAGAGTTACTGGCGGTGTTCCTGTATCTCACGCTCGTCCCGGAACCGGCGACCGACTGGTTCATCCTCGCTTTCCCCTTCATCTGGCTCAACGTCGCGGCGCTGGTGTTCTGGCGAGTCCGGCCCGCCGCAGTATCCCGCCGCCGCCGGCTCGTCGGCCTGGCCTTCGCCGTCGGCTACGCCCTCCTGCTCGCATGGCTGGGTGGTGTCGCCGGTTTCGGCGGGCAAGGGACCGGGCTGCGAGTCGTGCTGGCGGCTCCGCCCGGGTTCACGCCCACAGTCATCTACAGCGGGTCCCCACTCGCCGTCGTGCTGACGCCGTGGAAGGTCGGCGGCTACCTCACGTTGACGTACCTGGTGTACGTCACGGTGCTCGACGCGAGCGGCGGGCTCGCCGGGGGAGTGCTGGGCCTGTTCTCGTGTGTGAGCTGTGTACTGCCCATCATCGCCTCGGTGCTGGGCGGCGTCGTCGGCGTGAGCGCCACGCTGTCGGCCGTCGCGTCGAACCAGTCCTACGGCGCGTCGACGGCCGTCTTCCTCGTCTCGGTGGGCCTCCTCTACGCCGTCAACCGGTTCGACCTGACGGTCGTGGGTCGACTCAGGCGATAG
- a CDS encoding heme o synthase: MAVNQRFSGLLAATAVGVYLLVIAGATSAVTDAVTACTTWPLCRGPVSLADPALLIARGHRLTAAVVGVLALVTVVSGLRVATRPRVKVALLLAVVLYPVQVALGAFVATSGAAGQLPGAHLAVGMGIFTAFVLALAWHLEAETGSDDENPVRNPSPDPMPDDVAEDPAPSPTVAMTTRERLVATASAYFRLTKPRLMWLLCLVAAAAMALAAGPALTVRTVLLTLGGGVLAIGSSGTFNHVLERDVDKRMDRTSDRPIATHQIPVRNAMTFGVALALASLGLFWLVNPLAAALGLAAILFYSVIYTLVLKPNTVQNTVLGGAAGALPALIGWAAVEGSIGVPGLVLAGVIFLWTPAHFYNLALAYKDDYEAGGFPMMPVVRGETATRKHIVYYLGATLVASGVLAALTSLGALYSLTSAALGAVFLWAVVRLHREQTEQAAFRAFHASNAYLGLLLVAVVVDALVL, translated from the coding sequence ATGGCAGTGAACCAGCGGTTCTCCGGACTGTTGGCGGCCACTGCAGTCGGTGTCTATCTCCTGGTCATCGCCGGCGCGACGAGCGCGGTCACCGACGCCGTGACCGCGTGTACGACGTGGCCGCTATGTCGCGGCCCCGTGAGCCTGGCCGACCCGGCGCTCCTGATCGCCCGCGGCCATCGCCTGACTGCGGCCGTCGTGGGCGTGCTCGCGCTCGTGACGGTCGTGTCCGGCCTCCGAGTGGCGACCCGTCCCCGGGTGAAGGTCGCGCTGCTCCTCGCGGTGGTCCTCTACCCTGTGCAGGTCGCACTCGGTGCGTTCGTCGCCACCTCCGGGGCCGCCGGCCAGCTCCCCGGTGCACACCTCGCCGTCGGGATGGGCATCTTCACCGCGTTCGTCCTCGCGCTGGCCTGGCACCTGGAGGCCGAGACGGGCAGCGACGACGAGAACCCGGTCCGCAACCCGTCGCCTGACCCGATGCCGGACGACGTGGCCGAGGACCCCGCGCCGTCGCCGACGGTGGCGATGACGACGCGAGAGCGCCTCGTCGCCACCGCATCGGCGTATTTCCGGTTGACCAAGCCCCGGCTGATGTGGCTCCTGTGTCTGGTCGCCGCCGCGGCCATGGCGCTCGCGGCCGGCCCGGCGCTCACCGTTCGGACGGTGCTGTTGACCCTCGGTGGCGGCGTGCTGGCCATCGGGTCGTCGGGGACGTTCAACCACGTCCTCGAACGGGACGTCGACAAGCGGATGGACCGGACCTCGGACCGTCCCATCGCGACACACCAGATTCCGGTCCGCAACGCGATGACCTTCGGCGTCGCGTTGGCGCTGGCCTCCCTCGGCCTGTTCTGGCTGGTCAACCCGCTCGCGGCGGCGCTGGGGCTCGCAGCCATCCTGTTCTACAGCGTCATCTACACGCTGGTGCTGAAGCCCAACACGGTCCAGAACACGGTGCTTGGCGGGGCGGCCGGCGCGCTCCCGGCGCTCATCGGGTGGGCCGCCGTCGAGGGGAGCATCGGGGTTCCGGGACTGGTGCTCGCTGGCGTCATCTTCCTGTGGACGCCCGCGCACTTCTACAACCTCGCGCTGGCCTACAAGGACGACTACGAGGCCGGTGGCTTCCCGATGATGCCCGTCGTCCGCGGCGAGACGGCCACCCGGAAACACATCGTCTACTACCTCGGGGCGACGCTCGTCGCCTCCGGCGTGCTGGCGGCGCTGACGTCGCTCGGCGCGCTGTACTCGCTGACGTCGGCGGCGCTGGGCGCGGTGTTCCTCTGGGCGGTCGTCCGGCTCCACCGCGAGCAGACCGAACAGGCGGCGTTCCGCGCGTTCCACGCCTCGAACGCGTACCTGGGGCTGCTGCTGGTCGCCGTCGTCGTCGACGCACTGGTCCTATGA
- the coxB gene encoding cytochrome c oxidase subunit II, which produces MTRKRAGLVALFGVALLALAVEPAAAQTADSTTESLIWGLNQNLLYVAIPITVLVEGILIYTVWRFRNSEEALPTMENRRLEITWTIATAIILLFVGVASYQVMASPYVTASAGDSAELAEQNPERIEVVAQRYGWTFNYGQTDVSTQGTLRMPANQEVVLRITSTDWLHAFHVPGLGLKSDAFPGQYNTLRTVANGPGTYQLYCAEYCGSGHSQMLGTVEVLPQDEYDQWLESQQNETAN; this is translated from the coding sequence ATGACTCGGAAACGTGCTGGCCTGGTCGCTCTGTTCGGCGTGGCGTTGCTCGCGCTCGCCGTCGAACCGGCCGCCGCTCAGACAGCGGACTCGACGACGGAGAGTCTCATCTGGGGGCTCAACCAGAACCTGCTCTACGTCGCGATCCCCATCACGGTACTCGTCGAAGGGATTCTCATCTACACCGTCTGGCGGTTCCGCAACTCTGAGGAAGCGCTCCCCACGATGGAGAACCGCCGCCTCGAGATCACCTGGACTATCGCGACCGCCATCATCCTGCTGTTCGTCGGCGTCGCGTCGTATCAGGTGATGGCGAGCCCGTACGTCACGGCGTCGGCCGGCGACAGTGCGGAACTGGCCGAACAGAACCCCGAACGCATCGAAGTCGTCGCCCAACGCTACGGTTGGACGTTCAACTACGGCCAGACTGACGTTTCGACACAGGGAACGCTCCGTATGCCGGCGAACCAGGAGGTGGTCCTGCGAATCACTTCGACCGACTGGCTCCACGCGTTCCACGTCCCCGGACTGGGCCTGAAGTCCGACGCCTTCCCCGGCCAGTACAACACACTCCGAACTGTCGCTAACGGTCCCGGCACGTACCAGCTCTACTGTGCCGAGTACTGTGGCTCGGGCCACTCGCAGATGCTCGGTACCGTCGAGGTACTGCCCCAGGACGAGTACGACCAGTGGCTCGAGAGCCAGCAGAACGAGACCGCGAACTGA
- a CDS encoding MaoC family dehydratase, whose translation MEYYEDLTVGDTTSFGTYDVTRDEIVSFAEQYDPQPFHTDADAAAASMFGGLVASGWHTAAMTMRLLVDNYLADSGAMGALGVDELRWPTPVEPGDVLSVRTEILDKDVWDDDRGRVASEITTTNDDGAVVLSMVAQVLWRRRG comes from the coding sequence ATGGAGTACTACGAGGACCTCACGGTCGGTGACACGACTTCGTTCGGCACCTACGATGTCACCCGGGACGAGATCGTCTCCTTCGCCGAGCAGTACGACCCCCAGCCCTTCCACACCGACGCGGACGCCGCCGCAGCGTCGATGTTCGGTGGCTTAGTCGCGAGCGGGTGGCACACGGCCGCCATGACGATGCGATTGCTCGTCGACAACTACCTCGCCGACTCCGGTGCGATGGGGGCGCTGGGCGTCGACGAGCTCCGGTGGCCCACGCCGGTCGAACCCGGCGACGTGCTCTCGGTTCGGACCGAAATCCTCGACAAAGACGTCTGGGACGACGACCGCGGACGGGTCGCCAGCGAGATTACGACCACGAACGACGACGGAGCGGTCGTCCTTTCGATGGTCGCGCAGGTGCTCTGGCGCCGTCGTGGCTAA
- a CDS encoding CAP domain-containing protein, producing MVNKGIIVVGIIVLLSAVGVGALIGMQVGGGGPAPVADGGTDETPTGNDGDAPAETETPTQQDEPAATETETERTPISPRQFNDGNMTEYIEQFINEERQSAGLDPLQLTGPTAKQLDDLAVDHSNGMAAEGRVIHTIDNESSADRYKNYGLYDACVFKSTEGSYLVRADNPEQNQFEAIGMAVAGQTYEVDGEQRFLDSDRAVAQAIVDDWMASNIYRDRLMLPGTERLGVGVTITNTGNVYATANVCG from the coding sequence ATGGTCAACAAGGGAATCATCGTGGTCGGGATAATCGTCCTGCTCTCAGCAGTCGGCGTGGGCGCGCTCATCGGCATGCAAGTCGGTGGCGGCGGCCCAGCGCCAGTCGCTGACGGCGGTACGGACGAGACACCGACGGGCAACGACGGCGACGCGCCGGCTGAGACCGAGACGCCGACCCAGCAGGACGAGCCGGCGGCGACGGAGACCGAGACGGAACGGACGCCGATCTCCCCGCGCCAGTTCAACGACGGCAACATGACCGAATACATCGAGCAGTTCATCAACGAGGAACGCCAGTCCGCTGGCCTCGACCCACTCCAGCTTACCGGACCGACGGCCAAGCAACTCGACGACCTCGCGGTCGACCACAGCAACGGCATGGCGGCCGAGGGGCGCGTGATTCACACTATCGATAACGAGTCGAGTGCTGACCGATACAAGAACTACGGACTCTACGACGCGTGTGTCTTCAAGTCTACGGAGGGAAGTTACCTGGTTCGGGCTGACAACCCCGAACAGAACCAGTTCGAGGCTATCGGGATGGCCGTAGCCGGACAGACCTACGAGGTCGACGGTGAACAGCGGTTCCTCGATTCCGACCGGGCGGTGGCACAGGCCATCGTCGACGACTGGATGGCCTCGAACATCTACCGCGACCGGCTCATGCTCCCGGGCACGGAGCGACTCGGTGTCGGCGTCACCATCACCAACACCGGGAACGTCTACGCGACGGCGAACGTCTGTGGCTGA
- the srp19 gene encoding signal recognition particle subunit SRP19 has product MVDNVIWPAALDAAATRSEGRRVSLDLAVEDPTVDEIAKAVQQVGYDSVIERDKTYPREYEQRGRVLVKNADDAGKSDLLGAVAAYLQVLRE; this is encoded by the coding sequence ATGGTCGACAACGTCATCTGGCCGGCCGCGCTCGACGCCGCGGCGACACGCAGCGAGGGACGGCGCGTCTCGCTCGACCTCGCCGTCGAGGACCCGACCGTCGACGAGATCGCCAAGGCGGTCCAGCAGGTCGGGTACGACTCGGTCATCGAACGGGACAAGACGTATCCACGGGAGTACGAACAGCGCGGACGGGTGCTCGTGAAGAACGCGGACGACGCGGGCAAGAGCGACCTGCTCGGCGCCGTCGCGGCGTACCTCCAGGTCCTGCGAGAATGA
- a CDS encoding H/ACA ribonucleoprotein complex subunit GAR1 → MKRVGGVVRTAQGLAVVRSPDESYASVGTSVVDEDLTRVGTVVDVFGPVDRPYLAVNPSDAVHLPGLLGQTLYAR, encoded by the coding sequence ATGAAACGGGTCGGGGGCGTCGTCAGAACCGCCCAGGGCCTCGCCGTAGTCCGCTCCCCGGACGAGTCGTACGCGAGTGTCGGCACGTCGGTCGTCGACGAGGACCTGACGCGGGTCGGCACCGTCGTCGACGTGTTCGGACCGGTCGACCGGCCGTACCTGGCGGTGAACCCGTCGGACGCCGTTCATCTCCCCGGACTGCTCGGCCAGACGCTGTACGCTCGCTGA
- a CDS encoding presenilin family intramembrane aspartyl protease PSH — MDRRLRVAAGSGLIALIFLVVQLGALALVDPFQSAGYQAVEDPSDPTNSLAYIGAILVATAVMLAAFKFNVDQLIRALIVFSGAWLSLFVFRVVVPPVLTVQGFNVVAWGLAGAIALGLLVYPEWYVIDIAGAVMGAAAAGLFGISFGILPALVLLSVLAVYDAISVYGTEHMLTLASGVMDLKVPVVLVIPLSLSYSFLDAETPEPDSDDGTDAGAGPAATDGESPTVTDGEGVADATETTDGDAVDEGPLDRDALFIGLGDAVIPSVLVASSAFFAPAGIATVLGVPLPTVTAMVGTFAGLTVLLWMVLKGRAHAGLPLLNGGTIAGYLVGALAAGITLVDALGLGPYL, encoded by the coding sequence ATGGACAGGCGCTTACGAGTCGCGGCCGGAAGCGGACTCATCGCACTCATCTTCCTCGTGGTCCAGCTCGGAGCGCTGGCACTGGTCGACCCCTTCCAGTCCGCGGGCTACCAGGCCGTCGAGGACCCGTCGGACCCGACCAACAGCCTGGCGTACATCGGCGCCATCCTCGTCGCGACGGCGGTGATGCTCGCGGCGTTCAAGTTCAACGTCGACCAGCTCATCCGCGCCCTCATCGTCTTCTCCGGGGCCTGGCTCTCCCTGTTCGTCTTCCGTGTCGTGGTCCCGCCGGTCCTGACGGTGCAGGGGTTCAACGTCGTCGCCTGGGGACTGGCCGGGGCCATCGCACTCGGACTGCTCGTCTACCCGGAGTGGTACGTCATCGACATCGCCGGGGCAGTCATGGGGGCGGCGGCCGCGGGACTGTTCGGCATCAGCTTCGGCATCCTCCCGGCGCTCGTGTTACTGTCTGTCCTGGCCGTCTACGACGCCATCAGCGTCTACGGGACCGAACACATGCTGACGCTGGCCTCGGGCGTGATGGACCTGAAGGTGCCCGTCGTACTGGTGATTCCGCTATCGCTCTCCTACTCGTTCCTGGACGCGGAGACGCCGGAGCCCGATAGTGACGACGGTACCGACGCCGGAGCCGGACCGGCTGCCACCGACGGCGAGTCGCCGACTGTGACCGACGGCGAGGGAGTGGCTGACGCAACTGAGACAACCGACGGCGACGCGGTCGACGAGGGACCACTCGATCGTGACGCCCTGTTCATCGGTCTCGGCGACGCCGTCATCCCGTCGGTGCTCGTCGCGAGTTCCGCCTTCTTCGCCCCAGCCGGCATCGCCACTGTCCTCGGTGTCCCACTCCCCACCGTGACCGCGATGGTCGGCACCTTCGCGGGCCTCACGGTCCTCCTCTGGATGGTGCTCAAGGGACGGGCCCACGCCGGCCTCCCGCTGCTGAACGGCGGGACGATAGCGGGGTATCTCGTCGGCGCGCTGGCCGCCGGTATCACGCTCGTGGACGCGCTCGGACTCGGCCCGTATCTCTGA